In Synechococcus sp. RS9909, one genomic interval encodes:
- a CDS encoding FAD-binding oxidoreductase: protein MTQGSAGLQALQAELAPLPQLSLLQGEADLLRFSRDAYDYSPVLRERLSHCRAGLVVRPESVAAVRAVAAACARHGVPLTLRGAGTGNYGQCVPLQGGVVMLMGALSAVRAIDPHSGVVEVESGCLLRDLDQAVAGHHRQLRLLPSTWRTATIGGFIAGGSGGIGSVRWGFLRDPGHLLGLEVVTLEAEPRLLQLDAADAEALNHAYGTNGIITALRLSTAPRQAWHELSIDCADWEVAVDLAQRCQQAALELHLCTVLERSIVDQLPNWSGAPAGCHRLLLLVAADGVSTVERLAAAVGAVCRHLGPEADHHGNGLRELSWNHTTLHCRSLDPSWTYLQMLLPQPELPLLNQLRADWGDDLLWHLEGVRQGGTARLAALPLVRWQGGDALERLIAQCRDLGAVIFNPHVITVEDGGLGVIDGEQVAAKRHHDPMGLLNPGKLRGWSA from the coding sequence ATGACCCAGGGATCGGCAGGCCTTCAAGCGCTCCAGGCGGAGTTGGCACCGCTCCCGCAGCTCAGCCTGTTGCAGGGTGAGGCCGATCTGCTGCGCTTTTCCCGGGATGCCTACGACTATTCACCCGTGCTGCGGGAGCGGTTGTCGCACTGTCGAGCCGGCCTGGTCGTGCGCCCCGAGAGCGTGGCTGCCGTGCGTGCTGTGGCCGCCGCCTGTGCCCGTCACGGCGTGCCCCTCACCCTGCGCGGTGCGGGCACGGGCAACTACGGCCAGTGCGTGCCACTGCAGGGTGGTGTGGTGATGCTGATGGGTGCCCTTTCTGCGGTGCGTGCGATCGATCCGCACTCCGGGGTGGTGGAGGTGGAGAGTGGCTGCCTGCTGCGGGATCTCGATCAGGCGGTGGCGGGCCACCATCGCCAGCTGCGGCTGCTGCCCAGCACCTGGCGCACAGCCACGATCGGTGGCTTCATCGCCGGGGGCTCGGGGGGCATCGGCTCGGTGCGCTGGGGGTTCCTGCGCGATCCCGGACACCTGCTCGGGCTGGAGGTGGTGACGCTGGAAGCGGAGCCCCGCCTGCTGCAGCTCGATGCGGCGGATGCCGAAGCCCTCAACCATGCCTACGGCACCAACGGCATCATCACAGCACTGCGTCTCTCGACGGCCCCGCGGCAGGCCTGGCATGAGCTGAGCATTGACTGCGCCGACTGGGAGGTGGCGGTGGATCTGGCGCAACGTTGCCAGCAGGCAGCACTGGAGCTGCATCTCTGCACGGTGCTGGAGCGTTCGATCGTCGATCAACTGCCGAACTGGAGCGGTGCTCCAGCCGGCTGCCACCGGCTGCTGTTGCTCGTGGCTGCCGATGGCGTCTCCACGGTGGAGCGGTTGGCAGCGGCGGTGGGGGCTGTCTGCCGCCACCTCGGCCCGGAGGCGGACCATCACGGCAACGGCCTGCGGGAGCTCAGCTGGAACCACACCACCCTGCATTGCCGCAGCCTGGATCCGAGCTGGACCTATCTGCAGATGCTGCTTCCCCAGCCCGAGCTGCCCCTGCTCAACCAGTTGCGCGCCGACTGGGGGGACGACCTGTTGTGGCACCTCGAGGGGGTTCGTCAGGGCGGTACTGCCCGTCTGGCTGCCCTGCCTCTGGTGCGCTGGCAGGGGGGTGATGCTCTTGAGCGCCTGATCGCTCAGTGCCGCGATCTGGGTGCCGTGATCTTCAATCCCCATGTGATCACAGTGGAGGATGGCGGCCTGGGGGTGATCGACGGTGAGCAGGTGGCGGCCAAGCGGCACCATGACCCCATGGGTCTGCTCAACCCCGGCAAACTCAGGGGCTGGTCAGCCTGA
- the trpC gene encoding indole-3-glycerol phosphate synthase TrpC: MEIRRRPPNPRIQVAHLEYAIPHEESEPRHILEKIVWEKDREIATARERMPLEQLKSKVAQLPPAKDFLAALRSAPVAPAVIAEVKKASPSKGVIRDDFDPVAIARAYAAGGASCLSVLTDKTFFQGGFDVLVEVRDSVDLPLLCKDFILSPYQLYQARAAGADAALLIAAILNDQDLRYLRKVAAALGLTVLVEVHDAKEMERVLQLGGFPLIGINNRDLTTFETNLATTERLTTEFGDRLKEQGVLLVSESGLFERSDLDRVQSAGAAAVLVGEALMRQADVEAGLRTLLQG, from the coding sequence ATGGAGATCCGTCGCCGTCCTCCCAATCCCCGCATTCAGGTGGCCCACCTGGAATACGCCATTCCCCATGAGGAGAGTGAGCCCCGTCACATTCTTGAGAAGATCGTTTGGGAGAAAGATCGAGAGATCGCCACAGCCAGGGAGCGCATGCCTCTGGAGCAGCTCAAGAGCAAGGTCGCCCAGCTGCCTCCAGCCAAGGATTTCCTTGCTGCCCTGCGCTCAGCACCTGTGGCACCGGCGGTGATCGCCGAGGTCAAAAAAGCCAGCCCCAGCAAAGGGGTGATTCGAGACGATTTCGATCCCGTGGCCATCGCCCGTGCCTATGCCGCCGGCGGGGCCAGCTGTCTATCGGTGCTCACCGACAAAACCTTCTTTCAGGGTGGCTTCGACGTGTTGGTGGAGGTGCGCGACAGCGTTGATCTTCCCCTTCTCTGCAAGGATTTCATCCTCAGCCCCTATCAGCTGTATCAGGCCAGGGCCGCTGGAGCCGATGCTGCCTTATTGATCGCGGCCATCCTCAATGACCAGGATCTTCGTTATCTCCGCAAGGTGGCCGCAGCTCTGGGGCTGACGGTGCTGGTGGAAGTTCACGACGCCAAGGAAATGGAGCGAGTGCTTCAGCTCGGTGGATTTCCCTTGATCGGCATCAACAATCGCGACCTCACCACGTTTGAGACCAACCTGGCCACAACGGAACGGTTGACGACAGAGTTTGGCGATCGCCTCAAGGAGCAGGGTGTGCTCCTGGTGAGTGAATCAGGGTTGTTTGAGCGCTCCGATCTGGATCGGGTCCAGAGTGCAGGAGCGGCTGCTGTGTTGGTGGGAGAGGCGTTGATGCGACAGGCCGACGTCGAAGCCGGCCTGCGCACGCTGCTTCAGGGCTGA
- a CDS encoding folylpolyglutamate synthase/dihydrofolate synthase family protein — protein sequence MTLQELLPPFEQRGMDLSLIRIQRALAALGSPSQGIPAVQVVGTNGKGSVATLIDSGLRAAGIRSGLTTSPHLIDWCERIRVEGRMISSQELENHLIALQPLAKRERLTPFELVISAALMHFKAEAVDWMVLEAGLGGRLDATTAHPHRPLVAVASIGLDHCEHLGDTLAAVATEKAAVIEAGTTVISARQAQEVEAVLEQRVQDVGAALHWVPPLPDDWQLGLQGTWQRENGAVALAVLERIGAMGWPISASSIRSGFAAARWPGRMQPMRWRGHPLLLDGAHNPAAAARLAAERRHWPGEREGIDWILGIQSHKQAEPMLHSLLQPSDRAWIVPVPDHRSWSAEALRRLCPDLAHQLLETGGPDPVLGVLDRLECRGWPQVPPVIAGSLYLLGDLLRRDLLHAE from the coding sequence GTGACGCTGCAGGAGCTGCTGCCCCCCTTTGAGCAGCGCGGCATGGATCTGTCGCTGATCAGAATCCAACGCGCTCTTGCGGCCCTGGGATCACCCAGCCAGGGCATTCCAGCCGTTCAGGTGGTGGGCACCAACGGCAAAGGGTCGGTCGCCACCCTGATCGACAGTGGCCTCAGGGCCGCCGGCATCCGCTCCGGCCTCACCACCTCTCCGCACCTGATCGATTGGTGTGAGCGCATCCGTGTGGAGGGTCGGATGATCAGCTCCCAGGAGTTGGAGAACCACCTGATCGCACTGCAACCGCTGGCGAAGCGGGAACGGCTGACGCCGTTTGAGCTAGTGATCAGCGCAGCGCTCATGCACTTCAAAGCGGAAGCCGTCGACTGGATGGTGCTCGAGGCGGGCCTCGGCGGTCGCCTCGATGCCACCACCGCGCACCCGCACCGGCCGCTGGTGGCCGTAGCCTCGATCGGACTGGATCACTGCGAGCACCTGGGCGACACGCTCGCCGCCGTGGCCACAGAGAAAGCGGCCGTGATCGAGGCCGGAACCACGGTGATCAGCGCCCGACAGGCCCAGGAGGTGGAGGCGGTGCTGGAGCAACGCGTGCAGGATGTGGGCGCTGCACTGCACTGGGTGCCACCGCTGCCGGACGACTGGCAGCTTGGCCTGCAGGGCACCTGGCAACGGGAGAACGGCGCCGTGGCTCTGGCCGTGCTGGAGCGGATCGGCGCCATGGGCTGGCCGATCTCCGCCAGCAGCATCCGCAGCGGCTTCGCCGCCGCCCGCTGGCCCGGACGGATGCAGCCGATGCGCTGGCGAGGGCATCCCCTGCTACTGGATGGGGCCCACAACCCAGCGGCGGCGGCTCGCCTCGCGGCAGAACGGCGGCACTGGCCTGGGGAGCGTGAGGGCATCGACTGGATCCTCGGGATCCAGTCCCACAAGCAAGCCGAACCGATGTTGCACAGCTTGTTGCAACCGTCGGATCGGGCCTGGATCGTGCCGGTGCCTGACCACCGCAGCTGGAGCGCCGAGGCGCTGCGGCGCCTCTGCCCAGATCTGGCCCACCAACTGCTCGAAACGGGCGGGCCCGATCCTGTGCTGGGCGTGCTGGACAGGCTGGAGTGCAGGGGTTGGCCGCAGGTCCCGCCCGTGATTGCCGGGTCGCTATATCTGCTCGGCGACCTGCTGCGACGCGACCTGCTGCATGCAGAGTGA
- a CDS encoding pentapeptide repeat-containing protein produces MASRLLQPRRWMLAGLLLALMALTSGPAQALDTSTGTGLQDRALFQERVDYTLTNQSGHDFHGQDLRNTSFAGAVGRGADFSDANLHGAIFTQGAFANADFHGADLSDALMDRADFSGTDLRGTLLSGVIASGSSFAGAQIEGADFSDALLDRDDVRRLCRDAEGSHPHTGVSTRESLGC; encoded by the coding sequence ATGGCCTCCCGTCTCCTCCAGCCCAGACGCTGGATGCTCGCCGGACTGCTCCTCGCCCTCATGGCGCTGACCAGCGGCCCCGCCCAGGCACTCGACACGAGCACAGGAACGGGATTGCAGGATCGGGCTCTGTTTCAGGAACGGGTCGATTACACCCTCACCAACCAGAGCGGCCACGACTTTCACGGTCAGGATCTGCGCAACACCTCCTTTGCCGGGGCGGTGGGTCGCGGCGCCGACTTCAGTGACGCCAACCTGCATGGTGCGATCTTCACCCAGGGTGCTTTTGCCAACGCCGATTTCCACGGCGCTGATCTCTCCGATGCCCTGATGGATCGCGCCGACTTCAGCGGAACCGACCTCCGCGGCACGCTGCTGAGCGGCGTGATCGCCTCAGGCAGCAGTTTTGCCGGCGCGCAGATCGAAGGGGCCGACTTCAGCGATGCCCTGCTCGATCGCGATGACGTGCGGCGTCTGTGTCGCGATGCGGAAGGGAGTCATCCGCACACGGGGGTCTCCACCCGCGAGAGCCTGGGGTGCTGA
- a CDS encoding RNA methyltransferase, producing the protein MITSRRNPLVRRLRSLAQRSGREQEGLLLLEGAHLLQEVLRSQSPQTGLEVIVTPAWLEAHPNALSAWEGSVRWHHVSDEVLQAALSTLHPDGVACLLPLEALPEPPGHTSFVLALDRVQDPGNLGTLLRTALAADVELVLLASGADPLSPKVVRSSSGAVLTLAQERLGPEERQGVRALAERLQDLRCDGLQVVATLVPDASAPVEVLPYWELDWTRPTALVLGNEGSGLHPELLACCSHGVTLPHSPRVESLNVAAAAVPLLLERRRATMTAPRS; encoded by the coding sequence TTGATCACCAGCCGACGCAACCCACTGGTGCGGAGGTTGCGGTCCTTGGCTCAGCGGTCCGGACGGGAACAGGAGGGTCTGCTCCTCTTGGAAGGGGCCCATCTGCTTCAGGAGGTGCTGCGCAGCCAGTCGCCCCAGACCGGCCTGGAGGTGATCGTGACGCCCGCCTGGCTCGAGGCCCATCCCAATGCCCTGAGCGCGTGGGAGGGGTCAGTGCGCTGGCATCACGTCTCCGATGAGGTGCTGCAGGCGGCGTTGTCGACCCTGCACCCTGATGGTGTGGCTTGCCTGCTGCCCCTCGAGGCCCTGCCGGAGCCTCCCGGGCACACCAGTTTTGTGCTCGCGCTCGATCGTGTGCAGGATCCAGGCAATCTCGGCACCTTGCTGCGCACGGCTCTGGCGGCCGATGTGGAGCTGGTCCTGCTGGCCTCCGGCGCCGATCCCCTCAGTCCGAAGGTGGTGCGCAGCTCCTCCGGTGCGGTGCTCACGCTGGCTCAGGAGCGCCTGGGGCCCGAGGAGCGGCAGGGGGTGAGGGCTCTGGCGGAGCGTCTCCAGGATCTGCGCTGCGATGGCCTGCAGGTGGTGGCCACGCTGGTGCCGGATGCCTCCGCTCCTGTGGAGGTGCTGCCCTACTGGGAACTCGACTGGACCCGACCGACGGCCCTGGTGCTTGGCAACGAGGGATCAGGGCTGCATCCGGAGTTGCTTGCCTGCTGCAGCCATGGCGTCACCCTCCCCCACAGCCCGCGGGTGGAATCCCTGAATGTGGCCGCGGCTGCGGTGCCGCTCCTGTTGGAACGCCGACGGGCGACAATGACCGCTCCACGCAGCTGA
- a CDS encoding aspartate aminotransferase family protein: MATYGRFPLTLVRGKGCWVRDERGRRYLDAVAGIATCTLGHSDPALRRALADQLRKLQHVSNLYRIQEQEDLAHWLVDHSCADSVFFCNSGAEANEAAIKLARKHGHTVRGIEAPVILTAKASFHGRTLAAVSATGQPKYHQGFEPMVAGFDTFPYNDLDGFETTLKRWEAEGPRVAAVLIEPLQGEGGVNPGDRAFFQAVRQHCSQRGILLILDEVQTGMGRTGQLWGYEHLGIEPDAFTLAKGLGGGHAIGALLVQSHADHFAPGDHASTFGGNPFACRAGLTVARELQRRRLLRHVNARAEQLRQGLESLIQRHPDRLEAVRGWGLLQGLVLRDDWDVSAVDVVRAALDQGLLLVAAGARVVRMVPPLVISRREVTLLLQRLDASLASLPARATQA; this comes from the coding sequence ATGGCGACCTACGGCCGTTTTCCGCTCACCTTGGTGCGGGGCAAGGGCTGCTGGGTGCGTGACGAGCGCGGACGTCGCTACCTCGACGCCGTCGCCGGCATTGCCACCTGCACCCTGGGCCACAGCGATCCGGCGCTGCGTCGGGCCCTCGCTGATCAGCTGCGCAAGTTGCAGCACGTGTCCAATCTGTACCGGATCCAGGAACAGGAAGATCTGGCGCATTGGCTCGTGGACCACAGCTGCGCCGACAGCGTGTTCTTCTGTAATTCCGGCGCCGAGGCCAATGAGGCGGCGATCAAGCTAGCCCGCAAACACGGCCACACGGTGCGGGGGATCGAAGCGCCGGTGATCCTCACGGCGAAGGCCAGCTTTCATGGCCGCACGCTTGCCGCTGTGAGTGCCACGGGTCAGCCGAAATACCACCAGGGATTTGAGCCGATGGTGGCCGGCTTTGACACCTTCCCCTACAACGACCTGGATGGCTTCGAAACCACCCTGAAGCGCTGGGAGGCCGAGGGCCCCAGGGTGGCGGCTGTGCTGATCGAACCCCTGCAGGGTGAGGGGGGCGTCAACCCAGGCGATCGCGCTTTTTTCCAGGCCGTGCGACAGCACTGCAGCCAACGCGGCATCCTGCTGATCCTCGACGAGGTGCAGACGGGAATGGGTCGGACGGGCCAGCTCTGGGGCTATGAGCATCTCGGCATCGAACCGGATGCTTTCACCCTCGCCAAGGGGCTGGGTGGTGGTCATGCCATCGGTGCCCTGCTGGTGCAGAGCCATGCCGATCACTTCGCGCCCGGCGACCACGCCAGCACCTTCGGTGGCAACCCCTTCGCCTGCCGAGCCGGACTCACCGTGGCGCGGGAACTGCAGCGCCGACGCCTTCTCCGCCATGTGAACGCCCGCGCCGAGCAGCTGCGCCAAGGCCTCGAATCCCTGATCCAGCGCCACCCGGATCGCCTCGAGGCGGTGCGGGGCTGGGGCCTGCTGCAGGGCCTGGTGTTACGCGACGACTGGGACGTGAGTGCCGTGGATGTGGTCCGCGCGGCCCTGGACCAGGGGCTGCTGCTGGTGGCGGCCGGTGCCCGGGTGGTGCGCATGGTGCCGCCCCTGGTGATCAGTCGGCGCGAGGTGACGCTCTTGCTTCAGCGGCTCGACGCCAGCCTCGCCTCCCTGCCTGCCCGCGCCACCCAGGCGTGA
- the lpdA gene encoding dihydrolipoyl dehydrogenase: protein MSDATFDFDVIVIGAGYGGFDAAKHAAEHGLKVAIIETRDMGGTCVNRGCVPSKALLAASGRVRELADADHLAGFGIHAAPVRFERQKIADHANALVATIRANLTKTLERAGVTIIRGKGRLEGSQRVGVREVSGVDRVLTARDVILATGSDPFVPPGIDTDGRSVFTSDEAVNLEWLPRWIAIIGSGYIGLEFADVYTALGCEVTMIEALDRVMPTFDPDIAKIAARKLIDGRDIEARSGVLAKAIRPGSPVQIELVDMDTREPVETLEVDAVLVATGRVPSSKDLNLESVGVETQRGFVPIDDSMHVLVHGQPLPHLWAVGDVTGKLMLAHTAAAQGTVAVDNILGHGRTIDYRSIPAATFTHPEISSVGLSEADAKQLAADQGFELGVVRSYFKANTKALAELESDGLMKLLFNKTSGEVLGAHLYGLHAADLIQEIANAVARRQSVTQLAQEVHTHPTLSELVEVAYKQAATALGA, encoded by the coding sequence GTGAGCGACGCCACTTTCGACTTCGATGTGATCGTGATCGGTGCGGGTTACGGCGGTTTTGATGCCGCCAAGCACGCTGCCGAGCACGGCCTGAAGGTGGCGATCATCGAAACCCGCGACATGGGCGGTACCTGCGTCAATCGCGGTTGCGTGCCCTCCAAGGCCCTGCTGGCGGCCAGTGGTCGGGTGCGGGAGCTGGCGGATGCCGACCATCTCGCCGGCTTTGGCATTCATGCGGCACCGGTGCGCTTCGAGCGCCAGAAGATCGCCGACCATGCCAATGCTCTGGTTGCCACGATCAGAGCCAATCTCACCAAGACCCTGGAGCGGGCCGGCGTCACGATCATCCGCGGCAAGGGCCGCCTGGAGGGAAGCCAGCGTGTGGGGGTGCGGGAGGTCAGCGGTGTGGATCGGGTGCTGACGGCCCGCGATGTGATCCTGGCCACCGGGTCCGATCCATTCGTGCCACCGGGGATCGACACCGATGGGCGCAGTGTCTTCACTAGCGATGAGGCTGTGAATCTGGAATGGCTGCCCCGCTGGATCGCGATCATCGGCAGCGGCTACATCGGCCTGGAGTTCGCCGATGTGTACACCGCTCTTGGCTGTGAGGTCACGATGATCGAGGCGTTGGATCGGGTGATGCCGACGTTTGACCCCGACATCGCCAAAATCGCAGCCCGCAAACTGATCGATGGCCGCGATATCGAGGCCCGCTCGGGGGTGCTGGCCAAAGCGATCCGCCCCGGTTCTCCCGTTCAGATCGAGTTGGTCGACATGGACACCCGCGAGCCGGTGGAGACGCTGGAGGTGGATGCGGTGCTGGTGGCCACCGGGCGTGTGCCCAGCAGCAAGGATCTCAATCTTGAATCGGTCGGGGTCGAGACCCAGCGAGGCTTCGTACCGATCGACGACAGCATGCATGTTCTGGTGCATGGCCAGCCCTTGCCGCACCTCTGGGCTGTGGGTGATGTGACCGGCAAGTTGATGCTGGCTCACACGGCGGCCGCCCAGGGCACCGTGGCCGTCGACAACATTCTTGGCCATGGCCGCACCATTGATTACCGCAGCATCCCGGCGGCCACCTTCACCCACCCTGAGATCAGTTCCGTGGGGCTGAGCGAAGCCGACGCGAAGCAGCTGGCTGCCGATCAGGGCTTTGAACTCGGCGTGGTGCGCTCCTATTTCAAAGCCAACACCAAGGCCCTGGCGGAATTGGAAAGTGATGGTCTGATGAAGCTTCTTTTCAACAAGACGAGCGGAGAGGTGCTGGGTGCCCACCTCTATGGCCTGCATGCCGCCGATCTGATTCAGGAGATCGCCAATGCGGTGGCCAGGCGCCAGAGCGTGACGCAGCTGGCCCAGGAGGTGCACACCCATCCCACCCTGAGTGAACTGGTGGAAGTGGCCTACAAGCAGGCTGCAACAGCGCTGGGGGCCTGA
- the murA gene encoding UDP-N-acetylglucosamine 1-carboxyvinyltransferase: MPAAAPVSQEILKPLLEIEGGHRLSGELKVSGAKNSALVLMTAALLCNEPLRLSNVPELTDIDGMSEILRALGVHVQRNGSTVEIHAGQLQHGEPPYDLVNGLRASFFAIGPLLGRLGSAKVPLPGGCRIGARPVVEHIRGLKALGAVVNVEHGVVSAAVPGRGKRLRGASIVLDCPSVGATETILMAAVLANGTSVIENAAQEPEVQDLANLLNIMGARITGAGGPTITVEGVEALHGCSYAVIPDRIEAGTFLLAAAITRSRLRVAPVVPEHLSAVLQKLRDCGCDLEIDDEGITITPGDIQGVDLTTQPFPGFPTDLQAPFMALLATARGTSVITEKIYENRMQHVAELQRMGASIRLQGNTAVVEGVPQLSGAPVTGSDLRAAAAMVLAALAARGKSQVSGLNHLDRGYDAIEAKLGASGARLQRQAG, from the coding sequence ATGCCGGCTGCGGCGCCCGTGTCTCAGGAGATTCTCAAGCCGCTGCTGGAGATTGAAGGCGGGCATCGCCTGAGCGGGGAGCTGAAGGTGAGCGGCGCCAAAAATTCAGCCCTGGTGCTGATGACGGCGGCGCTTCTCTGCAACGAGCCGCTCCGTCTCAGCAATGTGCCGGAACTCACCGATATCGACGGCATGTCGGAGATCCTGCGTGCCCTGGGTGTGCACGTGCAGCGCAACGGATCCACGGTGGAGATCCACGCCGGCCAGCTGCAGCACGGCGAACCTCCCTATGACCTGGTGAACGGCCTCCGGGCCAGTTTTTTCGCCATCGGCCCGCTGCTGGGACGACTGGGCAGTGCCAAGGTGCCACTACCGGGCGGGTGTCGCATCGGTGCCCGGCCCGTGGTGGAACACATCCGCGGACTCAAGGCCCTCGGCGCTGTGGTCAACGTCGAGCATGGGGTGGTGTCGGCTGCCGTCCCAGGCCGCGGCAAGCGGCTGCGGGGTGCCTCGATCGTTCTGGATTGCCCGAGCGTGGGCGCGACGGAAACGATCCTGATGGCGGCCGTTCTCGCCAATGGCACCAGCGTGATCGAAAACGCTGCACAGGAACCTGAGGTGCAGGATCTGGCCAACCTGCTCAACATCATGGGAGCACGGATCACGGGCGCCGGCGGACCCACCATCACCGTGGAAGGCGTCGAAGCCCTCCATGGCTGCAGCTACGCCGTGATTCCAGATCGCATCGAAGCGGGAACGTTTCTGCTCGCAGCAGCCATCACCCGCTCCAGACTGAGGGTGGCGCCGGTGGTGCCAGAACATCTCAGCGCTGTGCTCCAGAAACTGCGCGACTGCGGCTGCGATCTCGAGATCGACGACGAAGGCATCACCATCACGCCGGGCGACATCCAGGGGGTTGATCTCACCACCCAGCCCTTTCCTGGCTTCCCAACCGATCTGCAGGCTCCCTTCATGGCCCTTCTGGCCACAGCCCGCGGCACCAGCGTGATCACCGAAAAGATCTACGAAAACCGCATGCAGCACGTGGCCGAGCTGCAACGGATGGGAGCCTCCATCCGCCTGCAGGGCAACACGGCCGTGGTGGAAGGGGTGCCCCAACTGAGCGGCGCCCCGGTGACCGGCAGCGATCTACGTGCCGCAGCCGCCATGGTGCTGGCCGCACTGGCCGCCCGCGGTAAAAGCCAGGTCTCGGGCTTGAATCATCTCGATCGGGGTTATGACGCGATCGAAGCCAAACTGGGTGCCAGCGGTGCCCGATTGCAACGGCAGGCTGGCTGA